A single genomic interval of Eptesicus fuscus isolate TK198812 chromosome 10, DD_ASM_mEF_20220401, whole genome shotgun sequence harbors:
- the YJU2 gene encoding splicing factor YJU2, whose amino-acid sequence MSERKVLNKYYPPDFDPSKIPKLKLPKDRQYVVRLMAPFNMRCKTCGEYIYKGKKFNARKETVQNEVYLGLPIFRFYIKCTRCLAEITFKTDPENTDYTMEHGATRNFQAEKLLEEEEKRVQKEREDEELNNPMKVLENRTKDSKLEMEVLENLQELKDLNQRQAHVDFEAMLRQHRLSEEERLKQEQEEDERETAALVEEARKRRLLEDSDSEEDAAPAPPQPAFLPNPNPTAILDEGPKAKRKMESWERSVGTLGSRPQLSGLVVVKKTGLDRSTPQGQLAPTLGTVKNGKAADPAPRPPGTSSLSQLGAYSDSEDSSSSN is encoded by the coding sequence ATGTCGGAGCGAAAAGTTTTAAACAAGTATTATCCCCCCGACTTTGACCCGTCAAAGATCCCCAAGCTCAAGCTCCCCAAAGATCGGCAGTACGTGGTGCGGTTGATGGCCCCCTTCAATATGAGGTGTAAGACGTGCGGAGAATACATCTACAAGGGTAAGAAGTTCAACGCCCGCAAAGAGACGGTGCAGAACGAGGTCTACCTGGGCCTGCCCATCTTCCGTTTCTATATCAAGTGCACGCGCTGCCTGGCAGAGATCACCTTCAAGACAGACCCCGAAAACACAGACTACACCATGGAGCACGGAGCCACGCGAAACTTCCAGGCCGAGAagctcctggaggaggaggagaagagagtgcAGAAGGAGCGGGAGGATGAGGAGCTGAACAATCCTATGAAGGTGCTGGAGAACCGAACCAAGGACTCCAAGCTGGAGATGGAGGTACTGGAGAATCTGCAGGAGCTCAAGGACCTGAATCAGCGGCAGGCCCACGTAGACTTTGAGGCCATGCTGCGGCAGCACCGCCTGTCCGAGGAGGAGCGGctgaagcaggagcaggaggaggatgaGAGGGAGACGGCAGCCTTGGTGGAAGAAGCCAGGAAACGAAGACTGCTGGAGGACTCCGATTCGGAAGAGGATgctgctcctgccccgccccagccggcCTTCCtgcccaaccccaaccccacagCAATCCTGGACGAAGGCCCGAAGGCGAAGAGGAAGATGGAGAGCTGGGAGCGGAGTGTGGGCACCCTTGGCAGCAGGCCCCAGCTCTCAGGCCTCGTTGTGGTGAAGAAAACAGGCCTGGATCGCAGCACCCCACAGGGCCAGCTGGCACCCACACTGGGCACTGTGAAGAATGGGAAAGCCGCAGACCCTGCACCCAGGCCGCCCGGCACCTCCTCTCTGAGCCAGCTGGGTGCGTATTCGGATAGTgaggacagcagcagcagcaactga